Below is a genomic region from Delftia tsuruhatensis.
CCATGACATACCCGCCGAGCGCTTTCGCAGCGGCAGCTGTGCCGCCGAACATATCTTTGAGTTGGCCACCCTGCTGCAGCAGCACAGTAAGGGGCGCCTGACCCGCCTGGAGGCTGACCACGATGTCGGTGAACTGGGCAGGCACCTGGCGCAGCGCTGCGGCGGTTTGCGCGGCGGACACCCCCATGGTGCCCAGCCCCTTGGTGGCAGCGCCAGCGGCTGCGGCCTGGGCGGCCTCGACCGCGCGCAATTGAGCGAGGATCGGCTCCATGACATCGCCGCCGATGCCGCGATACTTGCCCCAGGCTTCGAAATACTTGGCGGTCCCTTTCTCCCCGGCCTCTGCCGCGACCAGGGCGCGCTGAACGCTGTTGACCCAGGATTTCTCAAAGGACTCCAGCTTCCGAGCGGTCTGGTCGGCCCCCTCGCCCATCTTGGAAATGCCCTTGCCTGCCTCCTGTCCGGCCTTGATTACGGTCTGAGCGGTTTCCTGGATGCCGCGCTTGACCCGATCCAACCCCTCTTTTGTGTTGTCCTCAGCGACAACGCTGACTACGGCCTTGGGTCCTTCTTGCGTCATAGATCCGCCCATAAAAAAGGCCCGCCAAAGGCGAGCCAGAAACAGAAAACCCCGGCGGACCGGGGTTTGGATAAGTTGTTCGATGACGCTGTGCTACTTCATTCTTCGCACCAGCTCATGGCATAGGGAGGGAATCAGCCCAAGGTCCCCATCGTCTTCAATCTGGACGAAGTCATCGTCCACCACGAAGCGCTTGTACCCAACATACGCCCCGTAGGAATTCTTGGCATTGACTTCACCACAGACGGATACCCCACCCTTGCCAGTAGTGGACTTGTAGATGCCGACGTCGCGGAAACGCGCACCCTCTGGATCTTTGAAGTCTCGCGAAACTGCAGCCTTCGCCTTCGCGACCATTGCCGAGTAGTTCTGCGCGAACACCACAGGTGCCGCCGCGATGGCAGAGACAACGCCAAGAACAGCGAGCAGCCTCATATCCCCTCCAGTAGTAAAACTGGAGGGGATGGTATCAAACACCCCTCGCAGGCAGCGCCAGCCCAGCCCCTGGCAGTGCAGTTGCCCTCCTGGCATACGATGGGAGCTTCCACACAACCCATCGTCAGGAGGGCGAATGAACCACAATTTGGTGTACCACGGAGAGGTTACTCCGCAAGGGATCCGAAACCTGGAGTGCCTGATCACTCAAGCAATCCAGCACAGCGCAACAGGAGTCACCGTCTGCATTTGCAGCAGCGGCGGCGACGTCACGTCCGGCGTCGGTGCGTATAACTTCATGAGAATGCAGCCAGTCCCTGTACGAACTTATGCATTTGGCGTCTGCAGTTCTGTTGCCGCGACCATGTTCATGGCTGGCATAGACCGTATTTCGGCAGTCGTTAACTCTTTTTCACTCCACGCTGCGAGCTACTCAGAAGGACCGAACATTGGTCAAATTACTGACAGCACATCGCTTATCTGCGCACCATTTCGCACGGTGTCAGAATGGGACGAATCGCTGATAAGCAGACACTTCGGGAGCACGGCATCCACCTATCTGACCGCAGAAGATGCACTACGGCTGCGGATCGCCACGCATATACAGGACATCAGCTTTCATCGGTCGGAGCCGGTAGCGCATGTGGCAATCCCAGATCAGAAGCCACCTCAGGGATACACACCACCCGCCCCCAAAACACTATCGGAACTGATGAATTCATGCGCGCTCCCCGGGGCTGCTGCCATCCCAGCGAGTCGCTGATACGGGCAATAGTCCGTTTCCATCCCAGCGCGCGAGCAGGCAGGCGATCTGGGTGTTGAGGCGCACAATCTCGCGGCCCAGGGCCAGCGCCTCGGGCCAAGGGTTGAACAGGGTCGGCACGATGGCTTCCCCGGGGTGCTCCTTGGCGAGCATGTCGCCCACGGCGAACTTCGGGATGTCTGCCGCGCCGGCTGCGGCCAGCCAGTCGGCCAGGTCCGCCAGCGTGAGCCCGGCCGCGCCAACCTCGCGCAGGAAGCCGGCGAGGTCGCCGCTCCGGGCGTACTTGGCATCGATCTCGGCCAGGCGCGCAGAGGTGGCCGCCTGCTTGGCAGACGCTGCTGCCGCGTGTGCATTGGCGGCTGCTGCGTTTTCATGGGAGCTCATAGTTCCTCCGGAAATTCAAAGGCCGCCTCGGCGGCTTTACTCTTCGCGCATGGCCGCCAGGGCCTCAGACTCCATGACGCGGATGTCGCTGAACAGCGCGTCGTAGTCCTCTTCGCTGAGGCCCATGCGGTCCAGTTCGTGCTGCAGCGGGATGTAGTCGAGCGAGGCCGGGCCGCTCATGGTGTAGCGCCACTGGCTGCCGACCTTGCACCACAGCTTGTAGGCCGGGAAGTTCTCGGGCCATATCTCGACGGGCTGCTGCTCTGCCTCCCAGTCCCGGTACGTCATGCCCCAAAAGCCGAGCTGCTCGGCTGTCGGGGGTTTGCGGTAGATGGCAGCAGCTATGGCCCTCAGTTTCCCAGGCGGCCCGTGGTGCAGAGCTGGCGGTAGCCGTCCCACAGCGCGGCGGGCGCGGCCGGGGCCTGGTCGAACAGCTCGATCAGCGTGTTCTTGCTCAGGGCGGGGAACTCCTCGTTCCAGGCGGCCAGGTACTTGAGCGCGTTGTCTGCGTTCACGGCATCGCCACGCTCGAACATGCCAGCGAAGCTGAACTTGGCTTCTTCGCCTTCCTTCTTGGCCGTGTCCTGCTGGGCCGTGGCCAGCGCCAGCGTGGCGCCCGCGATTTCGTCCCACAGGACGCCGAATTCCTTGCGGGTGCGGTACTTGAACTTGCACTCCAGCTTCGCGCTGGTGCCATCCGGCAGAGGGAATTCGATAGTGCCTGAGATGGTCTCGGGGCGCTTGCCCAGGATGAACGGAGCGGCCTTGTCGGCCTTCTTTGCAGGTGCGGTCATGGTTTTCTTTCAGCAGATGGATGAGAAATGCCCGCGCCCGACTGCCCGCCTCTGCTGAGAGACGAAACAGCCGGGCCGGTGCAACTGGCGGCCGATCAGACGGCGTAGCGGGTGGTGCGGCCCTGCGGGGCCATGGCGGCGGTCACGGTGTCCACCTGGCCCTTGGTGAGCGAGGGGATCTCGTTCAGGGCGATGTAGCCGTAGAAGTAGTTCACGTTGCCGTTGGGCTTGAGCACCTTCAGAGCGACCAGCAGACGGTCCTCGGAGGCCTTCTTGGTCGCCTTGTAGCCCGGCAGGCTGGGGTCATCGCCGATGGGGATGGTGATGCTGGTAGCCGAGAACCCAGTCGGGATCTGGAACGTGTTCATGCTGGCCAGGGGGGCCACGTCGGCGAACTGCGCTTCGCCGCCCGAGGTGGACGGATTCAGCACCTGCTGGATTTCCTGCCACTTCTTCACGGGCAGGGCCGATGCGGGGACGCCGCCGCCCGAGGTAAAACGGGCTGTATTGGAGGTGTCCAGTCCTTCGATCTCGAAGGTGCCCGCGGCCGTGTTTGCGACGCGGTACACGCGGTTGTTCGCGTCGTCCCAGCCTGCGGTCAGGATGAACTCCTTGCCATTGGCCATGCCGTGGCCCGCTGCCGTGGCAACCGCTGCTGTTGCGTTGCTGATGGCGGTGATCGGGATCACTGCGTCGTATTCGGTGGAAATGAACAGCTTCGAGCCGTCCGGAACGCTATATGCCATGGTGGGCCTTTCGGAAATGAAAAAACCCGCCGAAGCGGGTATGAGGTTGCGCCCGAGCGGGCAAGAAAACCGCCAGGCGGCGGAACTGGTCGGGACCCTATCGGGCGCCCCAGATGGTGTAGGTCTGCAGGTAGCCCGGCGTCTCGTCGCCGTCGCCGTAGGCCCCGATGGGCTCGGACACTGGGCGCGCGATCAGCTGAGGCATCGCGGCACGCAGGGCGGCCTCGATGGTCTGCATCAGCGAAAAGGCCTTGAGCGGAGTGCTGTCCCAGGTGTTGATCTGGATCTGCACGTTGCGCTTGTCGGCCACCGTGTTGTCCAGCCACTCCAGCGGATCGCCGCCGATGTGCTGCCAGGTCACATAGGGCATGGTCGTGCCGTAGGGCGCAGTGCCCACGACGACGCGCGGGCACACGACCAGCAGCACGGCCATGAGGTCAGATTCAAGCGCCACCGTAGCCTCCCTGTTCAAACAACCGGCGCCACAGCTCGGCTTGAGCGGCCTTCTGCGCCTCTGGGAGCGAGCTGGCCGCGCTGCGCACAAAGGCCTTGCCGGGAACCTGCTTCGGACTCGGAAGAGTCACGTAGTAGGCGTCCTTCTGGGCCTGGCTCGCGCGGCGGGGCGGGGGCGGCTGGCCGTCCATGCCGGGCCTGACCATGGGCCGCACCTGGCCGTCGTTGGTCTGGTAGTAGCGGTAGCGTTGCAGGTAGCCGAACTCCACCAGATGCCCATGGGGCGCCTTCTTGTGGTTCCAGCTGATGTGGTACTCCGCCCTTTTCCCGTCCTCCGACTTCTCGTCGCTGAAGTACTGGTAGATGGAGCGGTCAAGGTTTCCCGTCACGCGCCCCAGGCCCTGGACGTTGAGCTTGACGCGCTCGTAGATCACCTGCGCGCCGGCCTGAGCCATGGGCCGGATTGCCGCCTCCACGCCGGACTCCAACGCGCTGAGCATGTCGTCCACGGCGCTCAGGTCGAGCTCCATGCCGAACGAGTTGCCACCGGTCAGCACCTTGCGACGGCCATCACGCCCCGGATTGGATAGGGTGCGCCTTGCCATTCAATCCTCCTTCAGGGCTTGCCCTGGATGAGCTTGCACACGAGGTCCATGTATTCCCGGGTCGGCCCCGGGAGCACTGCCTCGATGCTGTAGATGGACGAGTCGAACAGCACGCGCATACCGGCGTCCAAGCCAGTGCGGCGCCTGATGCGGATGCTCGCGCGCACGATGGACACCTCAGCGTCCGCCTTGATAGTGCCCAGGCCAGACTTGTGCTGCACGTTGGCAGCGATGCGGCCTGGGGAGATGTTCTCCCAGGCCTCAGGCTCGGGCGTGCCCCAGCCGTCTTTGCCGCCTGTCTTGCGCTGGATGTGGATGCGGTCTCGAAGGGTGCCGGCGCGGAACGTGGTCATAGGCCTTGCACCTTTCGATGAGGCCGCAGCAGATCGCGCGAGCCGTTGGGCATGGCGAAGGACTGCGCGCCCACCACCACATCCTCGCGGTTAGCGAAGAGGTGACCGCAGATCAGCAGCATCGCCGCTTTCACCGAGTAGGTGGCCACCATGGGCAGCTCACCAGCCTCGCCCGCAGCCACCGCAGCGTCAAGCTCGGCCTGGTCGGCGTACACCTTTCGGCCCAGGTACTCCTGGGCGGCGTCGATGGCAGCACCGAGGTACAGCTCGACCATCACGGCGTCCTCCGGGTCAGCCCGACAGTGGTCGATGGCCGTCTCGATGGTCAAGATGGGCATGCCTGCTTACCCCTTGGCAGCGCCAGCCTTGCCGCGACCTGCCTGCTTGTTGGCGGCCGAGTCGTCTTCTTCGAGGGCCTCGAAGTAGCGTGCGGTCGCCTCCAGTTCGGGCGGCACCTCGTCGCCAACCTCGTAGGTCACGGGGTGGAACTCGCCGTCCGGGACGGCCTTGAATTGCTTGGTGGCTTTCATGTTTTCTCCAGGTGATGGGCGGGCCGGAGCCCGCCCTGGTCATCAGGCTGCAGCCACCTTCAGGGCCTTCAGCACATCGGGGTTCAGCAGACCGCCGCCCACGCGCTTGGTCGTGTAGAACTGCACGAACGGCTTGTTCGTGAAGGGGTCACGCAGCACGCGCACGCCGGTGCGGTCCACGATCTGGTAGCCGCGCTTGAAGTCGCCGAACATGGCCGAGATGGCGTTGGCGGCCACGTTGGGCATGCCGGCCACGGTCGTCACCGGGTAGCCGGCGATGGTGGCGGGCTGGCCTGCCACGTAGCTGGGTTGCCACAGGTAGTTGCCCTGGCCGTCCTTGAGCTTGCGGATCACACCCTGGGTCGTGCGGTTCATCAGGAAGCGCGCATTGGCCGTGTACTCCTCGGGTAGCTCGTAGATCAGGTCCACGATGGCGTCGGAGGTGATGGCGCCCACGGCGCCCGAGGCCACCGTCTTGATGTCACCCCAGGGATGGGCCGCAGCGTTGGCGCCACCCGTGACATAGGTCAGCAAGCCGTTCGGGCGGTCGTTCGCGCCAGTGCCGGTCAGGAAGGCGATGCCCTCCTGATACGCGAACTCGGTTTCGACCTCGCCAGCCAGCCACTGCTCCAGGTTGACCTCGGCATCGTCCAGCATCTGCTGGGTGGCCGCCGGATTGGCGTACAGCTCGCCCGGCTTGTAGGTCATGGGGCTGAACGTCGGCGTGTTGGTCTGCGGCCGCGCCGTGGTTTCGCCCACCCAGCCGGAGGTCGTGCCACGGTTGTTGAACAGCTTGCTGTAGCCGGCCGTGGAGATGGACTGCACCGAGGCGATGCCACGGATGGGCGAGACCTGGATCAGGCGGTCCGTGATGGTGCGATCCCACTCGATCGGCGCCAGGTAGCCTCCTTCGGTGGACGAGCCCTTGTTCAGCGAGGCCTGCACCTCGCCGCGTGCGAAGTGCGCGCGGAAGGCGGCGCTGTATTCCTTGTCGGCCGGGCCTGCGTTGGGCACACCCTGCTGCGCAGCGGCCAGCTTGGTATGGGCGTCCTCGATCTCGCGCTGATGGCGGTCGATGTCGGCATTGATCTTCTCGATCTTGGCCTGGAAGTCGCCGGTTCCCTGGCTCTGCTTGAGGGCGTTGAGCTCCTGGGTGTGAGTTGCCTTGAAGGCTTCAAAAGCCTTACCCAGGTCTTCGATGGTCTTGTTGACGTCGGTCATGTTCAGCCTTTCATGGCGTGGATGAGGTTCTGCAGCGCGGAAGCTGCGACGGGATGCGGAGCCGAATCACTCAGGCCGCCAGGTTTTCCAGCCGAATCGCTCAGGCCGGACTTGAAATCGGAGAGCAGTCGTTGCGCCTCGCTGCGCGGCATGCCGCTGGATCGCAGTGCTGCTTCGATGCGGCGAACGGCGACGGCTTGGGTGCCGCTTCCGTCATCCTTGATGGCGGCGTCTTCCAGCAGGGCGTCCGCCCAACCCTCCGCGACTGCGGCAGAGCCGCCAATCCAGCTTTCCTTGTCCATCAAGGTCTGGATGCGCTTGAGCTCTACGCCGGTGCGGGCCTGGTAGACATCCGCCATGGCGGCATCGAAAGGCGCCATCTGTTCGCTCAGCTCGGCGAAGTCGTGCCGGTTGCCTGCAGCCAAGCACCAGCAGTTGTGGATCATCAGGAACGATGGGCGGCCGATGCGGATCTCGTCGCCCGCCATCGCGATCACGGAGGCGGCGCTTGCGGCCAAGCCCAGGATGTTGATGGTCACGCGCCCACGGTGCTCGCGCAGTTGGTTGTAGATCGCAACGCCTTCAAACATGTCGCCGCCTGGGCTGTTCAGGTTGACTGTCACATCGCGATCACCGATGGCCCGAAGGGCGCCGGCTACGCGCTTGGCGGTGACGCCATCGCCGGTCCACCAGTCCTCCCCAATCACGTCGAGGATGCTCACCACGTTGTCGGGCGAATCGCCGGCAGCTGCCTGGATGGCGGGCGACCAGCGAGCCAAGGCATTCGGCGATACGAACGATTGGATTCGCTCGCGGCCGTAGGCCTGCAGCTCAGGTAGTTGCTTGAGGCTCATTGCTTGCTTTCTTCCCTGAGGGATCGCCCAGGGTGTTGAACTTCGGGTTCGGGTCTGCCGGGTACTCAGCGAGGTCGCGGACCTCATTGGCCGTGTGCCATGGCTGGTGGCCACCGGCGCCCAGCGCCTTGGCGAAGTAGTCCGCCTGGTCCTTGAGCGTGCCGCGCAGCAGCGCGCGCTCGTTGAACTTGAAGTAGTAGTGCCCCCTCTCCGCATCCGTCAGCAGCGAGCGCTCCAGGGCCTGCTCCCAGGCCGTGAAACGCGGCGTCATCGTGAACTGCACGAAGAAGATGGCCAGCTGCTCGATGCCGGAGCCCCAACTGGTATCATCCATCATCAGCAGCGGGCGGGGCACGCCGTACAGACGGGCCACCTCCTCGATCTGGTGGTTGCGGCTTTCCAGCTGCTGGCCGTCCTTGGCCGTCGAGGTGAAGGGATTGGCCTTGGCCCCCTCCTCCGCGATCATCCATTTGTTGACGTTCTCGGAGCCGCTGAGCCCCTGGTCCAGGGAAGCCCGCATGCGGTTGTACGCCTGGTCTGAGAGAGCATTCGGCGTCTCGATCGCGCCCCCAGCCATCACGCCAGTCTTGAAGATGTTGCCGGCCGCGCGCTGCGCCTGCTCGGCCAGCTCGAAGACCTCGGTGGACAGTTGCCGCTTGGACAGGCCCAGCACACCGTCGAACGACAGCTCGCGCACATGCAGGATCTCCTCCTGGTCCAGCGTGATCTGACCGCCGTTTTCAGTTGTGCAGCGGTACTGCATGCGCCAGTTGCTGCCCAGTTTGGCGTCCACCTTCCCTTTCTCGAAGGGAATCAGGTGGATCGGGCGGCCAGCGGCGCGGATGATGCGCGCGTATGCGTTGCCCTCGGTCTCCAGCAGCAGCTGCATCTGGCTCTTGAACTCCATCGGCGTCTGCCAGGGGTTCGGCTTGTAGCGCAGCAGCTTGTGCGCCGGGTGATCCTTGGCAACCTCCTTGTCGTCGCCGGCCCGGTAAAGGCTGGTGGGCAGCATGCCCAGGCCATTGCCGATCAGCGACAGACAGCGCAACGCCGAGGTGTTGCGCAGCATCCGGTTCGATGCGCCCATCTGGCCCTTGCGGATGAACTCCAGCAGCGCCGGGTCGTCCAGCCCCTGGAAGGCAATTCCTTCCGAACTGGCTCGCGGGCGCGACTGAGCCTCCGGCCCATCCCGCCGGAACAGCTTGTCGAATATCTTCATGTGGTCGTGCCCTATAGAAAGCGCATGCCGCGCGTCTCGTAGACGGATGGCCCCTTGGCCTGCGGGTTGGTCGCCATGAGCGTGACGGCGTTCAGGGAGGCCATCAGCGGATCGATCTTCCCTGTGCCGCTGGCCTGCTTCGTGATCAGAGAGGCGTTGCCCGAGGGCACCACCTTCGCATTGCCAACACACCAGGCCATGAGAGGCTGTGCGGCGTGGGTAAGACTCCCATCCTCCAGGCCCCGCTCCGCGACAGCCATGGCGCCGGTGAGCTTCCAACCCTGCGAGATGCCGATGATCATTTCCTCCGGTATCCCGGCATCAATGAGCGCCTGGTACACAACCTTGTGCGTTCGCTCAGGGTCCAGACCGATTCGCGCCAGCAGGCCGGCGTCGTAGATCTCCTTGCAGACCGCCGCAAGCTCCTCCAGATCCTGCCCCGGGCGCTCCACCACGACCAGGTCGCCGTCGCGCTCGAAGTCTCGGTATCTCGGCTCCTCCGACTTACGCCTTTCGATGCCAATGGGGTGGATCCAAGCCTTGTTCCAGAGCGCACAGCGAGTCACGCCTCGGTATCGCCCCTCAACAGCTAGGCCCAGCAAGTCATCCAGCCCGCCACCGTCGATCCCGACCACAACGACCTCGCACTCGCGCAGGATGTATTCGAGCGAAATGCGGCGGTTCCCACGAAGCTCCCAAAACTCTGCGCCAGCCCAGCTGTTGGAACGGTGCTTCAAGCCGACCTCAACGTTGCCGTACTTGGCCAGCATGCCTCTGAGCGACTCCTTGCCCTCCTGCTGCGCCTTGCGAAACTCGCGCTCCAAGAATGGCCGGTCCACCGAGTACCCCAGATTGGGGTTCACCATGGCCAGGTTCTCCAGGAGCATGCAGCCCTCGTTCTTCACCAGCTCTGGCGGGTGCTCGAACAGTATGGGCAGGAACTCGGGATCAATGATGGTGCCGTCGCGCACACCCCTCGCGTACTCCAGCTTCTCCTTGAAAACGCCCGCAGGTTCCTCGTCGCTCTGGGTGGTGATGTAAAGGATGAAACCTTCGGGACGCGCAGCCAACCCGCCGCCAGCCTCTCGCAGCATGTCCTTTGCCTTGGCGATCTTTCCGAACAGCCAAAGCTCCTCCACCAGCAGCACGGCAGACTTCTTGCCGGAAACGGTATTCGTGTCCGCCGCGATCACCTTCAGCTTCGCGCCCATGCTGCGATGGGTCAGGATCCGCTGGGTGTCCTGCACATGGATCAGTTCCGCCAACTCGCTGTAGGGCTCCTCGTCCTCGTCTTCGCTCTCCTCCAGGTACTGCACCATGTCTTTGGCGGGAGTGAAGCTGTTGTCAGCCACTTCCTTTGTTGGCGCCAGGATGGTGAACTCGGCCGACCGGCGCCAATTGCGCACCAAGCAGGTGAGCATGATGGAGGCAGCCAACCCGGACTTGAAGTTCTTCTTCGGCAGCATCACGAACCATTCCTTGATGAGCCTGCGGCCGCTATTGGCGTCGTAAGCACCGAAGATGGTTGCGGCCAGGTCAAAGATCCACTGTCCGCAGGCGTCAGCCATGCGCGGGCTGCCCGGGGCGTCCACGATGCGCAGATCCCGCATCACGGCCAGACCCGCCTCGGCCTCCTCAGGAAAGATCGGCGGCGGAATGATCGAGCGACCCTCCCGGATCCGCTCAGCCCAATCAACGCATGCGGTAGACCATTCAGGCATCCGGCACCTCCTACTGCAGGTTCGGCGGCGCGGCCGATGCGTACTTCCCGCTCTTCGCCCGGGTGGCTGCAGCGCCAGCGCGGGCGGCCTTCTTGCCCCCGTTCTCGCCGCGGCGGACTTCGGCCGACAGCAGCGCTTTCGCGGCGTCAATCCGCAGCTTGGCTTCGGTGCCGCTGTCGTTCATCACCGCCTTTAGGAACTTGGCGGGCTCGTCGTAGGTAACGCTCAGGTTCAGGTATGCGGGCTCTTTCGGTGGGCGGCCGGCGCCCGGACGCGCGCCGCCGCTGCGCCCTTTGACTCCGCTCATTTAACATTCCTCCCAACTAAATGCGATCAGACCCAAATGCTTCATACAACCATCCGGCGCATGATTCCCCTCCTCCTGCTGTCGGCATCGGCCAGTGGCTACGCAGGGCAGATCGTGATTCCTAGCGAAAAGCACTATCAATGCGGGAACTGGATCGAGTCCCGAAGACAAACAGGTTCACAAGATGAACAGGTGATGAAGCTATGGCTTTGGGGCTACGTCTCTGGCTATGTAACGGCAACGCCACGAGGAGAAGAACTCGATCTGCCCTCGGGAGCCACGGTTGCAGCATGGATGGACAAGTACTGCCGGGACGAACCCTTAAGCACCATCGTCACAGGTGGAGCAGCCCTTGTTAAATACCTCATGTCCAAGCGGCGGAAATGACCCATTTGAATTATTTGAATAGGGGGAAATTTCTTGCGCGTGCGGAACAGGGCGGTCTAGAGGCCGAAAGCCTGGGAACTTTGCATAGCCCCCCCGTCCCATCACATTGCCGATGGCCCTGGCACGCGCATAGAAGCCCTGTACAGGGCAAATGCCAGTCGGCTGACGTGCGACGGTATGCCCGCCCTACGCCTGTCCAGAGCCATCTATCATCAACACCGACCAGAAGGAACACCGATGCAATACGCAATCTTCGACACAGGCCCGGGTTTCCTACAGTGGATGGGCGAAGCCGCTGATCCCGCTTCTGCAATCAAAGCGCTTCACGAGGAAGCCAAGGAGTTCGGCGCGGATGACCAGGATCCGGCAGAAGCATTCATCGTTATCTACGAGCTGCAAGATCAAGAAGTCGCGAAGCTGGACGAGCTGCTCACGACGGGTGAGCACATCTATCAGGACTTCGATGACGAAGGCCAAGAGTTCACATTGGCAGAGGTCCGCGAGATCGCGGGTCTATAAGACTCGGCAAGCCTCCTCGCGTTGCTTGTCTCGACTGTGATGGGTGGCGCACAGCGGATCCCAGTTGCTGGTATCCCAGAACAGTGTCTGATCGCCTCGATGGGGTATCCGATGGTCAACCACCGTGGCCGCCTCAACCCTGCCCTCAGCCTGGCAGCGGATGCACAAGGGCTGCGCCTTCAGGAACGTCACTCGTGCCTTCTGCCAGCGGTAGCCGTAGCCCCGCTGGCTGCTGGTCTGGCCACTGGTGCGCCAGTTGCCGGCCTGCATCGTCTGCACGCGGCGGGTGTCGAGCACTGGCAACGCGTTTTTAAGTATCTTGAGGACCATCATCAGAGCCTTCCGACAACACATAGAATGCACTACAACCAACCCATGGAACACAGCATGCACCCACCTGGTCAGTGCGATAGTTGCGGTCTTATATTTCCCGTCACCATGATTTTTGGTGGCGGTGGCAGTCAAATATCAATTGACAATTGTGTAGTTGACTGCCCTCGTTGCGGCTCCATCGCCAAGGTTCTTGATGGAACCTATAGCTTCTTAGATGAAACAGTGAGGCTACTAAGCGGCCCGTCGTCCACAATTGAAGCACTGTCCAAAATTGCGAAGACAATCAAGGACTCTGTTGCAGCTGGCGAGAGCTCTGAACGCACATTTGATCGCGTCAAAGAGCACGCGCCCTGGCTTACCAACTTGGCGCCTATTGCGAAAAGCCAGGCAGTACAGTTCATTTGGGCGGCCCTTGGTTTGATTGCAAGTTACGAATACACCCAATATCGCGACTCATCTAATGCCCAGCGCAAGCGGCAAGACGCTGTCGAAGTTGCCAAAGAAGGCGCCCAGCGGCAGCAAGATGAGCAAGCTTGGCGAGATTTCCAAGATCGCATGAAGCAGCCATTGCCACAGCCTCCTCAGCCAGAGCGCATCCGGTTCCCCAGCTTCGGACTTAGTAGATAAGACATGTGTTCACTGTCGTAGCTGCCCCACAGGCTTGGCTGGTTGCCCCGAGGCGCCCTCAACGCCCTGCCACAGCGGGACGATGTGATCCAACTCGAAGGGCCGGGGCATGCTTGGCGTGATGTCGATCAGCTCGCCACAGCAGGCGCAGCGCGGACCGTCTCGCAGCCGGATCCTCAGCCGGGCCTCCTGCCTGGCGCGGCCACGGGATCGGCCCATGGCTCCAAGGCGCGGGGCCTGCTGCAGCTTGCGGGAGTCGGCCTTCTGAATCCGCAGTGGCAGCGCGCTGATGCGTGGCCGATGACCCATGCAGATCTCCTTGATAGGTGCCGCCACGCAGGCCTTGCACCCCATGCGCTATGCATGCTTTGCCGGGTGCACCTGGTGGCGGCGAACTGGTGACGGATGCCGGCGCTACCCGGCGCACTATCGGGGCGCGTGCCCCTGAGCAGGCTTGTCGAAGTCCCTTTTCGGGCCGCCTGCAGATCAGCTTTCTGCTTTCCGTCGAACTGGATGCACCGGGCCGAATCGAACGGCCG
It encodes:
- a CDS encoding phage portal protein; the encoded protein is MKIFDKLFRRDGPEAQSRPRASSEGIAFQGLDDPALLEFIRKGQMGASNRMLRNTSALRCLSLIGNGLGMLPTSLYRAGDDKEVAKDHPAHKLLRYKPNPWQTPMEFKSQMQLLLETEGNAYARIIRAAGRPIHLIPFEKGKVDAKLGSNWRMQYRCTTENGGQITLDQEEILHVRELSFDGVLGLSKRQLSTEVFELAEQAQRAAGNIFKTGVMAGGAIETPNALSDQAYNRMRASLDQGLSGSENVNKWMIAEEGAKANPFTSTAKDGQQLESRNHQIEEVARLYGVPRPLLMMDDTSWGSGIEQLAIFFVQFTMTPRFTAWEQALERSLLTDAERGHYYFKFNERALLRGTLKDQADYFAKALGAGGHQPWHTANEVRDLAEYPADPNPKFNTLGDPSGKKASNEPQATT
- a CDS encoding terminase large subunit, translated to MPEWSTACVDWAERIREGRSIIPPPIFPEEAEAGLAVMRDLRIVDAPGSPRMADACGQWIFDLAATIFGAYDANSGRRLIKEWFVMLPKKNFKSGLAASIMLTCLVRNWRRSAEFTILAPTKEVADNSFTPAKDMVQYLEESEDEDEEPYSELAELIHVQDTQRILTHRSMGAKLKVIAADTNTVSGKKSAVLLVEELWLFGKIAKAKDMLREAGGGLAARPEGFILYITTQSDEEPAGVFKEKLEYARGVRDGTIIDPEFLPILFEHPPELVKNEGCMLLENLAMVNPNLGYSVDRPFLEREFRKAQQEGKESLRGMLAKYGNVEVGLKHRSNSWAGAEFWELRGNRRISLEYILRECEVVVVGIDGGGLDDLLGLAVEGRYRGVTRCALWNKAWIHPIGIERRKSEEPRYRDFERDGDLVVVERPGQDLEELAAVCKEIYDAGLLARIGLDPERTHKVVYQALIDAGIPEEMIIGISQGWKLTGAMAVAERGLEDGSLTHAAQPLMAWCVGNAKVVPSGNASLITKQASGTGKIDPLMASLNAVTLMATNPQAKGPSVYETRGMRFL
- a CDS encoding HNH endonuclease, producing MMVLKILKNALPVLDTRRVQTMQAGNWRTSGQTSSQRGYGYRWQKARVTFLKAQPLCIRCQAEGRVEAATVVDHRIPHRGDQTLFWDTSNWDPLCATHHSRDKQREEACRVL